The Flaviflexus equikiangi genome contains the following window.
AGCCCGCCGATGCCGATGATCCAAATCCAGAGGCCTTCAACGACCGGGCCGATCGAGCCCAGATTGTTGCCGCCCACGGACTCCGCGTTCTGCTGATAGTCGATATAGGCGATGATGTCGCGCTTGCCCTGCGGGGTGATGTTCGCATCGTTGAACACCGGCATCGATTGCGGGCCGGTCACCATGGCCTCATAGATCTCGACAGGGGTCGAGTCCATGAGAGAGGGAGCGACCTTGCCTTCCGAGAGGGCTCCGCCGGCGCCGACGGCGTTGTGGCACATCGAGCAGTTCGTGCGGAACAGCTCCATACCCGACGCGGGATCGCCGAGCGCAGGATCGACCATGTCCGCTGACGGGATGGCGGGGCCGGGTCCGAGGGAGGCGACATAGGCCGCGACATCCTCGATCTGCTCCTCCGAGAACTGGGGCTCTTTCGCCTCGGCCTGGGGGGAGTTGTTCGCCATGGGCATGCGGCCTGTGATCATCTGGAAATGTACGGAAGCGGCACCGACACCTGTGAGTGAGGGTGCGATGTCGGTTCCTGCGGCGTCTGGGCCGTGACAGGAGGCGCAATTCGCCTCGAACAGGGCTTCGCCTTCCTGGACGTTCGCGGACGAGCTGCCAGACGTCGCGGTCGCACTGTCGGTGGCTACGACGGAATAGATTCCTGCCGTGCAGAGAAGAGCCAGCAGCAGGAGGACGAGCGGTGCATACCGGCTTCGTCGTGCTTGTGCGGTGATCACGATACTGTCCTCGCTTTATCGGTGATGGAAGAGATACGGGGTAGAAGAATCATCATTTGAGCACGTAGATAATGAAGAACAGGGCGATCCAGATGACGTCGACGAAATGCCAGTAGTAGGACGTGACGACAGCCGTGGAGGCTTCGCGGTGGCTGAACTTCTTCGTCAGCATCGTGCGGCCGACGATCAGGAGGAATGCGACGAGGCCGCCGGCCACGTGAATCGCGTGGAAGCCTGTCGTGATGTAGAAGACGGAGCCGTAGCTGCCCGAGCTGATCGTGACGCCGTGGGAGACGAGCTCCGCGTACTCGAAGATCTGCAGGCAGATGAAGATGGCGCCCAGGAAGAAGCTCAGCATGTACCACTCGGTCATGCCCCAGCGGCGAACATCGAGGATGCTTCCCTCGCGGCGGGGGATCAGCTTCTCAGCCTTCCACACGCCGAGCTGGCAGGTGATGGAAGAGATCATGAGGATCGTCGTGTTGACGGCTGCGAAAGGCACGTTGAGAACCTCCGCTGCTTCGCTCCACGCGGCCTGTCCAGCGACGGACCGGTGCGTGAAATACATGGCGAAGAGACCAGCGAAGAACATAAGCTCGCTGGACAGCCAAACGATGATACCCACCGAGAGGGTATTGGGACGCGTAATCTGTGGCGCACGATGGGCAGCCGAAGTTGCTGTACTCACATTGGACATTATGTCTTAAAAAACCCTGGAGTTCTGCATTTCGTAGGCTGAAAGTCCTACGTCGGGGTGAAATGTCCCATTAATAGAGGATTGTCGCGCTGTGATCTGGGACCTACGTGTCGCATCGTGGACGTCGCCCCCGCCTGTACGCGCCGCACATCCACCAGGAACACCGCCGCCGTCTGCGGTGGGCGAATCGCCACGTGGGCTGATCTTCAGGATAGGATAACACCCGTATATACCCAGTTCCGGATGGAGGACAGAATGTCGGATCTCGTACGATCCCAAGACGCCGCTGTCGCGCAGGTCAAGGACACCGCGAAGATCATGATCTACAGCGATGACAGGGCTACGCGCGCCGAGGTGCGGACGGCCGTCGGCCGGCGCCCCGGGAAGGGTGCCCCCACGATCGAGTGGTTCGAGGCCGCAACCGAGTTCGGAGTCACCGATCTCCTTGAGCAGGAGAACTTCGACCTTCTGATCTTCGACGGGGAGGCGGCCAAAGTCGGCGGCATGGGACTCGCGAAGCAGGTCAAGGACGAGGTCGAGGGATGCCCGCCCGTTCTGCTCCTCATCGCACGCCCTCAGGACGAGTGGCTGGGCCGCTGGTCGCTGGCCGAAGAGATGACGACCTTCCCCATCAACCCACGAGACATTCAGCAAAAGGTGACGAAGCTTCTCGGGGCGAAATGAGCGGCCGGACCTGGTCTGATCTCACGGCGCGTCTCATCGCGCGCGAAGACCTCGACCGTGCCGACACAGCGTGGGCGATGGACGAGGTGATGTCCGGGGCAACCTCCCCGGTCGTTCTCGCGGGCTTCCTCACCGCTCTTGCGACGAAGGGCGAGACAGTCGACGAGCTGCGCGGTCTCGCAGACGCCATGCTCTCTCACGCCACACCGATTGACATCGAGGGAGACACGGTCGACATCGTCGGCACCGGCGGGGATCGTCTCAAGACGGTGAACATTTCGACAATGTCATCCCTCGTCATCGCGGCGTCCGGAGTCAAGGTGGTCAAGCACGGCAACCGAGCCTCGTCCTCGGCCTCTGGCTCCGCCGACTGCCTTGAAGAGCTGGGCGTGGATCTCAACCTTCCGACGTCACGAGTGCTCGAGAACTTCCACGAGCTCGGTATCACCTTCCTCTTCGCCAATCTCTTCCATCCGTCGATGCGGCACGCGGCTGTCGCGCGACGCGAGCTGGCCGTAGGCACCGCATTCAACGTACTCGGGCCGTTGACGAACCCAGCGCGCCCACGCGCCGGGGCGATCGGCGTGTCCAGCGCCCACCATGCCCCGCTCGTGGCAGGCGTCCTCGCGGAGCGCGGACACAGTGCGCTTGTGTTCCGGGGCGAGAACGGCATGGATGAGCTGAGTGCGGTCACGCTGAACCACGTGTGGGAGGTGCGTCACCGTGCCGTCACGTACTGCGAGATCGATGCTGTAAGCGACCTCGGTTTGGCTCGCGCCACGGTCGATGATCTGCGCGGAGCGGATGCCGTCTACAACGCCCGCGTGGCCCGCGATGTCCTCAATGGTCGCGCCGGCGCTGCACGCGAAGCTGTGCTCCTCA
Protein-coding sequences here:
- the qcrC gene encoding cytochrome bc1 complex diheme cytochrome c subunit — encoded protein: MITAQARRSRYAPLVLLLLALLCTAGIYSVVATDSATATSGSSSANVQEGEALFEANCASCHGPDAAGTDIAPSLTGVGAASVHFQMITGRMPMANNSPQAEAKEPQFSEEQIEDVAAYVASLGPGPAIPSADMVDPALGDPASGMELFRTNCSMCHNAVGAGGALSEGKVAPSLMDSTPVEIYEAMVTGPQSMPVFNDANITPQGKRDIIAYIDYQQNAESVGGNNLGSIGPVVEGLWIWIIGIGGLCLVAVWIGAKKS
- the ctaE gene encoding aa3-type cytochrome oxidase subunit III is translated as MSNVSTATSAAHRAPQITRPNTLSVGIIVWLSSELMFFAGLFAMYFTHRSVAGQAAWSEAAEVLNVPFAAVNTTILMISSITCQLGVWKAEKLIPRREGSILDVRRWGMTEWYMLSFFLGAIFICLQIFEYAELVSHGVTISSGSYGSVFYITTGFHAIHVAGGLVAFLLIVGRTMLTKKFSHREASTAVVTSYYWHFVDVIWIALFFIIYVLK
- the trpD gene encoding anthranilate phosphoribosyltransferase, whose protein sequence is MSGRTWSDLTARLIAREDLDRADTAWAMDEVMSGATSPVVLAGFLTALATKGETVDELRGLADAMLSHATPIDIEGDTVDIVGTGGDRLKTVNISTMSSLVIAASGVKVVKHGNRASSSASGSADCLEELGVDLNLPTSRVLENFHELGITFLFANLFHPSMRHAAVARRELAVGTAFNVLGPLTNPARPRAGAIGVSSAHHAPLVAGVLAERGHSALVFRGENGMDELSAVTLNHVWEVRHRAVTYCEIDAVSDLGLARATVDDLRGADAVYNARVARDVLNGRAGAAREAVLLNTAAALVADGSLTGVDPSSGTLVERLRAGIGIAADTIDSGRAADLLARWVALSRA